The genomic interval TGCGAATGACCAACCATGCACACGCCGCTCGCGTAGTGCTCCATTTCGCGATCGGCCGCGCGCAGGTTCAGGACATACTCCCAGGCGGCAGGGGCGGAAGGAGACGAATGAACGACGAATAGCGGTCCTTCTTCGGCAGTGAGGGGCAGTTTCTCCAGGAAGAGCCGGTTCGACTCGGTGAGCCGGCTCCGGGTCCAGAGCAGCGCCTGGGCGGCGACCGAGTTGAAGGCGTCGATCGGGACCTTGCCGATCGCGCCGTAGTCGTGGTTGCCCGCGACGCACGTGCAGCGCATGCGACGGATCGCCTCGACGCAGAGGTTGGGGTCGGAACCGTATCCGACGATATCGCCACAGCAGACGAACTGCGTCGCGCCCTTGTCCCTGAGTACAGCGACTACTGCCTCAAGGGCCTCAAGGTTCCCGTGGATATCGGAAATGACGCCGATTCTCACGCGGTGCGCTGCGCCCGAACCGCCGCCGAGGACGCCCGCTCTTGCGGGACCTGGGCTGCCGACCCTCTCTGAGGTCTCGTCCTGTGGGGACTAGTGTGACGGATCCGATTCCTGGAAGACACCGTCGAGCACCCCGTTGACAAACTTGCCGGCCTCGTCGTCGCCGTACTTCTTCGCTATCTCCACCGCCTCGTTTATTGACACCTTGGGCGGAACGTCGTCGAAGTAGAGGATCTCCGCCGCCGCCAAGCGCAGTATGGCACGATCCAGCACGGTCAGCCGTTCGAGCCGCCAGCGCGTCAGGTGCCGGCGCAGAACTGCATCTGTCTCCTGCTGGCGTCCCAGCGCCGCATCCACAAGCCGGCGCAGATAGGTCTCGGCCTCATCCGAAGGGTTCTTGCGCAGCAGTATCTCGGAAATCGTGTTCTCCGGCTCGTCGCCGACCAGGTCGAGCCGGTACAGCACTTCGAGCGCGGACTCACGAGCCAGTCGGCGGTTGGTCATCGTAAGACAGCCCTCGGGCTCAAGGAATCTGGACGACCAGTACCCGGGCCCGCATCATCGACTAGTGTACCCCTGAATCCCTGGTCCTATGCGAACTTCTGCTTCTCTAGGTTCGCCATTTCGATAGCCGAAAGCGCCGCGGTCCAACCCTTGTTGCCGGCCTTCGCTCCGGCCCTCTCCAGCGCCTGCTCAAGCGTATCTGCGGTTATGACCCCGAAAGCCACCGGGACTCCCGTCTCTAGATACACGTGGGCGATCCCCTTCGCCACTTCCGAGGATACGTACTCGGCGTGCGGCGTGTCGCCGCGGATGACCGCGCCGAGTGCGACAACGGCA from candidate division WOR-3 bacterium carries:
- a CDS encoding 6,7-dimethyl-8-ribityllumazine synthase, yielding METREFKGKLDATGRRFALVVSRFNDLVGKQLLAGSLDCLDRHNAKAADVIWVSGAFEIPAVALRVASMKKYDAVVALGAVIRGDTPHAEYVSSEVAKGIAHVYLETGVPVAFGVITADTLEQALERAGAKAGNKGWTAALSAIEMANLEKQKFA
- the nusB gene encoding transcription antitermination factor NusB; translation: MTNRRLARESALEVLYRLDLVGDEPENTISEILLRKNPSDEAETYLRRLVDAALGRQQETDAVLRRHLTRWRLERLTVLDRAILRLAAAEILYFDDVPPKVSINEAVEIAKKYGDDEAGKFVNGVLDGVFQESDPSH
- a CDS encoding metallophosphoesterase family protein yields the protein MRIGVISDIHGNLEALEAVVAVLRDKGATQFVCCGDIVGYGSDPNLCVEAIRRMRCTCVAGNHDYGAIGKVPIDAFNSVAAQALLWTRSRLTESNRLFLEKLPLTAEEGPLFVVHSSPSAPAAWEYVLNLRAADREMEHYASGVCMVGHSHQPFAAERQPGRPARIVREDAFKVLAKARYFINAGSVGQPRDCDPRACCLMYDEAVQEVTYLRVAYDIAAVQAKIRAAGLAEYLASRLESGR